DNA from Actinomyces sp. oral taxon 897:
CTCGGTGAGGAGGCCGGGGTCGGCGACCACCAGGAGGTCGTGCCGGGGGCGGCCGGTAGCCACCAGGATCGAGGCCGCCGCAGGGTCCTCCTCCCAGGTTCCTGGTGCAGGGGGCTGCTGGGCCACGGCTCCTCCTTCGTCTGCCGGCGTCTGTGACCGAGGGTACCGGCCCGGGCAGAACCCTTCCAGTGCCGCGAAAACCCGGTTTCCTACGTAGAGGGGCCCGTCTCGACGGCGACGGGGTGGTGGGACCGTGGGGGCCTGGAGGCGTCGTGGAACTGTTCCACGTGAAACTCAATCGGCAGGACTCGCACGTACAGGGCCTGGGGGCGCCGAGCTGCGCCGGGGCAGGCGGAAGAGCGGCAGGACTCGCGCGCAGCGGGTGGACAGTGAGGCCGGGGCCCGTGACAGCGCGCCTGCGGCAGGACTCGCGCGCAGCGGACCTGGACTATTCGCGTCCCGTCACCAGGCCCGTAGCCAACCCGCCCGGCGCCAGCGGCGGGTGGGCATATGAAACCGTCGGCGCGCGTGGTGAAACCCAACCCCCTGGCGCCGGTGGCAGGGGGGCGCAGCCACGCACCGGGAGTCGCGTAGGATGCGCCCCATGGCTGAGAAGACCTTTATTATCGCTGCGCCCGTGGACCAGGCCCGTTCCCTCGTCGGCTCCGTCTTCACCCAGGGCGGGTGGACGGTCGAGCTCTCCCCCACCGGGGGCCTCGTCCTGACCCGCGGCAAGAAGGGGCTGACCATCGCCTTCGGCGCCTTTATGGGCAGCAGCTTCTACCTGGTCCAGAGCGTGGAGTTCGGCACCGGCCCCCAGGGGACCGCCGCCACCTACCGCTCCTCCTCCACGTCCGCCCTGATCGGCGGCGCCCTGGGCGTACGCAAGTCCAATAAGACCCACGCCGAGTACGTGGAGAAGCTCACCCAGGCCCTCCAGGCAGCAGGCGTGCTCGTCGGCGTCCAGTAGGGCCGCCAGCCCCTGGCCCTCAACCGCTGACCCCCTCGGCGGCCAGCTTCCTCGGCGGCCAGCTCCCCCGGCGCTCGGCCCCGCGGCCCGCGGCCGCCAACCCCTGGCCCGCAGCCGCCAGCGAGGGCCCGGCCGACGACGTCCTCAAGGAACAGCTGGCCCCCTCAGCTCTTGGCCGCCAGCCCCCGCAACCGCCAGCCCCCGCGGCTCCCCCGGCCTGCGGCCGCAGCTTCCTCGGCGGCCGGCTCCCCCGGCGCTCGGCCCCGCGACCCTCGGCCCCCGGCGCTCGGCCCCCGGCCCCTCAGCCCTCGGCAGGTACCACCCGGGCGGCCAGCCCCACAATGACGGTGAGGTAGGGGCGTATGGCCTTGGCCGAGGCCCCCCACAACCGCATGACCAGGTCGACCGGCACCGTGGGCAGACCCGCCAGGCGGAGCACCACGACCCCCTGGACCGCCTCCTCGGGGTCGGTCGCGAACCCGCAGAACCCCGCCATGGTGGGGCCGGGGCGCTGGCGCTCGGGCACGGCACCGGGGACGAACCGCTCCACCAGGGCCTTCTGGGTGGCGTGGCGCCCTGCCTTGGTGCCGTCGTCATCGGCCCGGACCAGGCTGAGATCCACCACGAAGGGTGTGCCGGAGGCGTCGTCGATATGGAGCAGGCGGGCCAGGCTCTCGCGACGCTCCACCACCAGCAGGTCGGCCAGGAGGGCCTCGAGCTCCGCCCGCCAGCGGGGCCCCGTGACGCCCAGGGCGATACTGCGGCGCCGCGCCTCGTCACGGATCCAGCCGGGTGGGGGGAAGGCGGGGACAATGACCCACTGGGAGGGGTCGGGGTTCACGGCGATCTTCATGCGCACTGGCTCCTCGGGACGGGTTGCTCCCACCACCCTCCTACCATCCTCCCACCACTTCGGCACCTGCTACCGGGGAGCCGCCGCCCGAGGGGCGCCGGAGCGCCCCCGGCCACCAGCCGCCCGGGTCCCGCGAGCGCCCGCGAACGCACCCACCGGCCCGCCCCTTGGCTATCGTGACCCTGTGACCACCAACGAGCACGCCTCCGCCCCCCTCCCCGTCACCTCGGCACGGCGAGTGCTCATGAGTATGACCAACGTCACCATTATGGTGCTTATCGCTGTAACAGCCTACGTGGTCTGCGACTTCCGGGCCCCGGGGGCCGTCGCCCTGGTCGTCCTGGCGACCTACCTGGTGGACACGGTCGTCCTGGCCGCCACCGGGGCGACGCCGGGCCTGCTGGTCTTCTCCGCGCGGCTGCGGCGCGCCACGTCCCCCCACACCCCCCCGGGGTGGGCCGGGGCGCACCGCAACCTCCTGGTCCTGATCTCGGCGCTGGCGACCGCCGGCGTCGGCCCCCTGGTCATCTACCTCACGGCCCTGGTCCGGCACGAGAAACGCAACTGGTTCGACCGGCTGTCGGGCACGGTCCTGCTGCGCAGCAGCCCCACCACCCACGGCACGGCCAGCATCCTGTGCGACGGCGACCTCATCGCCGTCTTCGGGCCCACCGTCGTGGGCCGCCAGCCCGCTCCCCCCTCCCGCGTCCCCCACGCCCGCCTGGTGGCGGTGACCACCCCCGACCCCTCGATCTCCAAGACCCACGTCCTGATCCTGCCCGACCCGGCCGGCGTCATGCTCACGGACCTGGACTCCACCAACGGCACCCACGTGGAGACCGAGACCGGGACGCACCGCCTGCGCCCGGGACGCACCGAGCTGGTCCGCCGGGGCTACCGCTTCTACCTGGGGGACACCATCTGCACTGTGCAGTGAGCCACGTCGGACTGCCCGGGGACGCCGTCGGGCCCCGCCGGGCAGGAGGCCGGGGAAACCGCGTCATGCCGGGCACACCCGCGCCCGGCGCCACCCGCGCCCCACCCGCGTGCGCCGCGCCACGTCCACCGTCGCCGGCCGGGCCCGTGGTACCCCGACCATGTCACCACCGGTTCATCTGTGAGAGAATCAGGCGCAGCGAGGTGGCACGACACCACACCCCCAACACCCCTCTCAAAGGAGATCCCATGGCCATCGATGAGATCACAATGTCCTCAGCTCGGTGGTCCGAGGGCACCTGGTCCGCCGCCATCACCCCCCGGGGGGTGATGTTCCTGCCCGACCGCGTCCCCTCCGAGCTGGTCGAGCGGATCTGGGAGTGCCTGCGCTCCCCGGAGGGCTCCCTGACCACCGTCCTGGACGAGTTCGTCATGGGCATGGGCGGGCGCCTGGGCGGGATCCCGGAGTTCGTGCTGGTCATGCCGGTCTCCTCCCAGGAGATCCGGATCGCGGTACGCGGGCGCGTGGTCCTGGAGGTCAACGGCACCCCGGTGCGCGCCCAGGAGGTCGCCACCTGGTTCGAGACGGCCGCCCCCGCCAGCAGCCACATCGTCCTGTCCCCGCCGTCGCAGGCCGACGACACCCCGGTACTGCGCCCCGCCGCGGACGCCGTCGTGCCCGCGGGCAGGGTCGTCATCGGCGAGGGGCCCTCCCGCCCCGCCCCGGTGCCCGCGCCCCGCCACGAGACCGCCTCCACCCCCGAGGTGTCCGCGCCCTTCGACATCGAGGAGCCCACCACCTACCCGGTGGTCCCCTTCCACGGCGACGAGTCCTCCCCGACGGCGGAGATCACGGCCATTGACGACGAGTACCTGGCGAGCCTGGAGGGTGAGGACGAGGACGAGGAGCGTCCCGGGGACCACGACGGGCGGACCGTGGCCGAGCTGCCCGAGGACCTGGTCGCCGAGCTGCTCCCGGCGGTCTCGGCCTCCTCCCCGGCCCGTCACGCCGAGACCGCGCCCGAGCAGCGCGTCCTGTCCTCGGTCTGCGCCAACGGGCACGCCAACCCGACCAGCTACACCACCTGCCGCCAGTGCGGCCTGCCGCTCAACACGCCTGCCCGCTACCGTCCGCGCCCCTCCCTGGGGTGGGCGGTCTCCTCCTCCGGGCAGCGCGTGGAGCTGGTGCGCCCGGTCCTCATCGGGCGCCTGCCCTCCCCGGAGAACGTCACGACCATGACCGGCCTGACCGCCCAGCCCCTGACCGTGGACAGCCCCGAGCTGCTCATCTCACGCAA
Protein-coding regions in this window:
- a CDS encoding FHA domain-containing protein; translation: MAIDEITMSSARWSEGTWSAAITPRGVMFLPDRVPSELVERIWECLRSPEGSLTTVLDEFVMGMGGRLGGIPEFVLVMPVSSQEIRIAVRGRVVLEVNGTPVRAQEVATWFETAAPASSHIVLSPPSQADDTPVLRPAADAVVPAGRVVIGEGPSRPAPVPAPRHETASTPEVSAPFDIEEPTTYPVVPFHGDESSPTAEITAIDDEYLASLEGEDEDEERPGDHDGRTVAELPEDLVAELLPAVSASSPARHAETAPEQRVLSSVCANGHANPTSYTTCRQCGLPLNTPARYRPRPSLGWAVSSSGQRVELVRPVLIGRLPSPENVTTMTGLTAQPLTVDSPELLISRNHLLLDVDEWSVLAQDLSHSNGTILHREGSSPLRLSAGQSVVLRSNDLLDLGDGQTVRLQDLP
- a CDS encoding FHA domain-containing protein; the protein is MTTNEHASAPLPVTSARRVLMSMTNVTIMVLIAVTAYVVCDFRAPGAVALVVLATYLVDTVVLAATGATPGLLVFSARLRRATSPHTPPGWAGAHRNLLVLISALATAGVGPLVIYLTALVRHEKRNWFDRLSGTVLLRSSPTTHGTASILCDGDLIAVFGPTVVGRQPAPPSRVPHARLVAVTTPDPSISKTHVLILPDPAGVMLTDLDSTNGTHVETETGTHRLRPGRTELVRRGYRFYLGDTICTVQ